In Neorhizobium galegae, the following proteins share a genomic window:
- a CDS encoding ribose-phosphate pyrophosphokinase, which yields MKVFAGNSNRHLADAICSYLNVPVGKASVRRFADQEIFVEIQENVRGEDVFIIQSTSFPTNDHLMELLIMIDAFRRSSAKRITAVLPYFGYARQDRKAGPRTPISAKLVANLITEAGADRVLTLDLHAGQIQGFFDIPTDNLFAVPVLARDVKEHYDLNNVMVVSPDVGGVVRARALAKRIDCQLAIVDKRRERAGESEVMNVIGDISGKDCLLIDDIVDSGGTLCNAAEALLKNGATSVTAYITHGVLSGGAVARIAASKLKELVITDSIQPTTAVQSAHNIRVITTANLLGEAINRTAMESSVSSLFD from the coding sequence ATGAAGGTTTTCGCAGGCAATTCGAACCGGCATCTCGCCGACGCGATCTGCAGCTATCTGAATGTTCCAGTCGGAAAAGCCAGTGTCAGGCGATTTGCAGACCAGGAAATCTTCGTTGAAATTCAGGAAAACGTGCGTGGCGAGGATGTATTCATCATCCAGTCCACGTCATTCCCGACCAACGACCACCTGATGGAACTGCTGATCATGATCGATGCGTTCCGGCGGTCCTCCGCCAAGCGCATCACCGCTGTCCTCCCCTATTTCGGCTACGCCCGCCAGGACCGCAAGGCCGGCCCGCGCACCCCGATCTCGGCAAAGCTTGTCGCCAACCTGATCACCGAGGCCGGCGCCGACCGCGTCCTGACGCTCGACCTGCATGCAGGCCAGATCCAGGGCTTTTTCGACATCCCCACCGACAATCTCTTCGCAGTGCCGGTGCTGGCACGCGACGTGAAAGAACATTACGACCTCAACAACGTCATGGTCGTTTCGCCCGACGTCGGCGGCGTGGTTCGAGCGCGTGCGCTCGCCAAGCGCATCGACTGTCAGCTGGCGATCGTCGACAAGCGCCGCGAGCGCGCCGGCGAGTCCGAGGTGATGAACGTCATCGGCGACATCTCCGGCAAGGACTGCCTGCTGATCGACGATATCGTCGATTCCGGCGGTACTCTCTGCAACGCGGCCGAAGCGCTTCTGAAAAATGGCGCCACCAGCGTCACCGCCTACATCACCCACGGCGTGCTCTCCGGCGGCGCGGTCGCCCGCATCGCCGCTTCCAAGCTGAAGGAACTGGTGATCACCGACTCGATCCAGCCGACCACGGCCGTCCAGTCGGCGCACAATATCCGGGTCATCACCACCGCCAACCTGCTCGGAGAGGCGATCAACCGCACGGCGATGGAATCCTCCGTCTCCAGCCTGTTCGACTGA
- a CDS encoding putative bifunctional diguanylate cyclase/phosphodiesterase yields the protein MFRVFSCIFVEHDLRYIACAVLICVIGSFLTIRLFSRARRGGGLEKVIWLFLTGFIGGSTTWTTHFLAMLGYLGGGQAGYDPTQTLLSFMIAVASATIGFGVASYGGRSLLAEAGGVVMGLGIAAMHYTGMAAYEVQGVIDWNQSYVAASLIFAAVFGALVTNRVAHPATRFCKYGSVLAMILAIATTHFTAMGAIEVVLDPNAVLPNEVVPPVVLGFAVLSLMLILLALTAATYLIDARVTKAAVEQYRHLSLHDALTGLANRAAFNEQLAEIASRPADLTNRIAVLSLDLNRFKEINDVHGHAAGDEVLRTIGSRLAEAAGEGEFIARVGGDEFVALKHMYYRRSDAMLLAGRLLAEVCKPVEWNGNTLTVGSSVGIALYPGDAKTVDDLVAQADVAMYRAKQSGDNAIRFYDSSMDQAARERNALAMDMRSGLVAGQFELYYQLQNDTFTGEVIGFEVLLRWNHPVRGLVSPNEFIPIAERTGFIVELGEWVLRSACAEAATWKNPFGFAVNVAGQQLADPKFPNKVRDILKETGLDAERLELEITESGIIADHQRALQTVRHLKSLGVKIAMDDYGTGYSSLSTLMSFPFDKIKIDRTFVDGLSDNSQSAAIVRSTLILASSLHIPVLAEGVETDAHMAFLRKEGCKQVQGYLFGRPGPRALIEHLVNGEAGGEIRSAAAVKVA from the coding sequence ATGTTTCGCGTTTTTTCCTGCATCTTCGTCGAGCACGATCTTCGCTATATCGCCTGCGCGGTATTGATCTGCGTGATCGGATCCTTCCTGACCATCCGGCTTTTTTCCAGAGCCCGGCGTGGCGGCGGGCTCGAAAAGGTCATCTGGCTTTTCCTCACGGGCTTCATCGGCGGTTCGACCACCTGGACGACGCACTTCCTCGCGATGCTCGGTTATCTCGGAGGCGGGCAGGCGGGATATGACCCGACCCAGACGCTTCTGTCTTTCATGATCGCGGTGGCGAGCGCCACGATCGGCTTCGGTGTTGCAAGCTATGGCGGCCGGTCCCTGCTCGCGGAGGCCGGCGGCGTCGTCATGGGGCTCGGTATCGCTGCGATGCATTACACGGGCATGGCCGCCTACGAGGTGCAGGGCGTCATCGACTGGAACCAGTCCTATGTTGCCGCCTCGCTCATCTTTGCCGCCGTTTTCGGCGCTCTGGTGACCAATCGCGTCGCGCACCCGGCGACGCGGTTCTGCAAGTACGGTTCGGTTCTGGCGATGATCCTTGCGATCGCCACGACCCATTTCACCGCCATGGGGGCGATCGAGGTCGTTCTTGATCCGAATGCCGTCCTGCCGAATGAGGTCGTCCCACCGGTGGTGCTTGGGTTCGCCGTGCTGTCGCTGATGCTGATCCTGCTGGCGCTGACGGCAGCCACCTATCTGATCGATGCCCGCGTGACCAAGGCTGCCGTCGAGCAGTATCGCCACCTTTCCCTGCACGACGCTTTGACCGGTCTTGCCAATCGCGCCGCGTTCAACGAGCAACTTGCGGAGATCGCATCGCGACCGGCGGATCTGACTAACCGCATCGCAGTTCTCTCGCTCGATCTCAATCGCTTCAAGGAAATAAACGACGTCCATGGCCACGCCGCTGGCGATGAGGTGCTGCGCACGATCGGCAGTAGGCTTGCCGAGGCGGCAGGTGAGGGCGAATTCATCGCCCGTGTCGGGGGCGACGAATTCGTCGCGCTGAAACACATGTACTACCGGCGCTCCGACGCGATGCTGCTCGCCGGCCGGCTGCTTGCGGAAGTCTGTAAGCCGGTCGAATGGAACGGCAATACGCTCACCGTCGGTTCGAGCGTCGGGATTGCGCTCTATCCGGGGGACGCAAAGACGGTCGACGATCTCGTGGCCCAGGCGGACGTCGCCATGTATCGCGCCAAACAGTCGGGCGACAATGCCATCCGCTTTTACGACTCTTCGATGGACCAGGCGGCTCGCGAACGCAACGCGCTCGCCATGGACATGCGTTCCGGGCTCGTGGCGGGCCAGTTCGAACTCTACTACCAGCTCCAGAACGATACGTTCACCGGCGAGGTCATCGGTTTCGAGGTGCTGTTGCGCTGGAACCATCCGGTCCGCGGACTGGTGTCTCCCAACGAGTTCATCCCGATCGCCGAGCGCACCGGCTTCATCGTCGAGCTCGGCGAATGGGTGCTCCGGAGCGCCTGCGCGGAGGCGGCGACCTGGAAAAACCCGTTCGGCTTCGCCGTCAACGTCGCCGGCCAGCAGCTTGCCGATCCGAAATTCCCGAACAAGGTCCGCGACATCCTCAAGGAGACGGGGCTGGATGCGGAGAGGCTCGAGCTGGAGATCACTGAGTCCGGCATCATCGCCGATCATCAGCGGGCGCTGCAGACCGTTCGCCACTTGAAGAGCCTCGGAGTGAAGATCGCCATGGACGACTATGGCACGGGTTATTCGTCGCTTTCGACGCTGATGTCCTTCCCTTTCGACAAGATCAAGATCGACCGCACCTTCGTGGACGGGCTTTCGGACAATTCACAGTCGGCGGCGATCGTCCGCTCGACCCTCATCCTTGCCTCGAGCCTCCACATACCGGTGCTTGCCGAAGGGGTGGAGACGGATGCGCATATGGCCTTCCTGCGCAAGGAGGGCTGTAAGCAGGTGCAGGGATACCTTTTTGGTAGACCTGGCCCGAGGGCGCTGATCGAGCATCTCGTCAATGGCGAGGCCGGCGGCGAAATCCGATCGGCGGCGGCCGTCAAAGTCGCCTGA
- a CDS encoding 50S ribosomal protein L25/general stress protein Ctc, with protein MSHASYELKAEARERVGKGSSRELRRNGFIPAVIYGDKQSPLAIALSTNEVTKRIHAGGFMTTVATIEVNGEKIQVLPKDYQLDPVRDFTMHVDFLRVSGNTEVSVEVPVHFVNEEKSPGIKVGGVLNIVRHAVELLCPANDIPEFLTVDLTGAKIGDSLHISAVKLPAGARPVIGDRDFTIATIVAPAAGVTEEEPASAE; from the coding sequence ATGAGCCACGCATCATACGAGCTCAAGGCCGAGGCGCGCGAACGGGTAGGTAAGGGGTCCTCCCGTGAACTTCGCCGCAACGGTTTCATTCCTGCTGTCATCTATGGTGACAAGCAGTCCCCCCTCGCGATCGCTCTGTCGACCAACGAAGTGACGAAGCGCATCCATGCCGGCGGTTTCATGACCACGGTTGCCACGATCGAAGTCAACGGCGAGAAGATCCAGGTCCTGCCGAAGGACTATCAGCTCGATCCGGTCCGCGACTTCACCATGCACGTGGATTTTCTGCGCGTCTCGGGCAACACGGAAGTTTCCGTTGAAGTTCCGGTTCACTTCGTCAACGAAGAGAAGTCCCCGGGCATCAAGGTCGGCGGCGTTCTCAACATCGTCCGTCACGCAGTCGAGCTGCTTTGCCCGGCCAACGACATTCCGGAATTCCTGACCGTCGACCTGACGGGCGCGAAGATCGGCGACAGCCTCCACATCTCCGCCGTCAAGCTGCCGGCTGGCGCACGTCCGGTCATCGGCGACCGCGACTTCACCATCGCGACGATCGTCGCCCCGGCTGCAGGCGTTACCGAGGAAGAACCGGCTTCTGCTGAATAA
- a CDS encoding EAL domain-containing protein, whose amino-acid sequence MTHSVESRFIAIISGALLVVVAPLFTLFLALSSQQAAKNLSEHVNVVLVTNSQALGKPLWDLDTDSIHQVASMLVADPAINGVQISDNTGKLNISEVDVNPADFRGLEAISEPIFYKSQQGTRNVGSITVYVPKLGWFSALHQMEMAFISIFIITILTVFGAAILGNRVMVIKPLMRLTAAIEATRRLGSRHHVDWRSNDEMGRLAKSFNEMQTLLEREERELKRAHQQTTEIYNLTPAMLFSLTSGDQIAAVSDYWLLATGYRRDDVIGHPFSELVAPADRQIYARRKQQAKLTGLAIEATVRFLCADGRLMDVLIVEIELGMAAGSIPGSLSVMTDVTELRQSELRNRQQAISDHLTGLLNRQGFEATLDQKIAEADKARTEVACLFVDLDRFKAINDNLGHAAGDAVLCQFVERTKPMLQDTDTASRLGGDEFAILITGDGAERRATELSQKIVDMFEVPFRIQGTGVRLSASIGLAFYPSHATSAAELLQKSDMAMYARKRDGKNGAQVYDPAILDQTRERAEIESDIEVAIAASWFEAHFQPIVDIETGIPSGFEALMRMRHPRKGLMSPAGIICVAEETGSIGQIGNLILEDAMANLARVSRLPGMGETYVAVNFSPLQFEPGLPARLAGLLGRYGIDPSRFVVEITEAVLMHDNPEIRTILNEIHRFGCRIALDDFGTGYSSLSYMSRFPVDIVKIDQSFIRSLTEQTGDIGSKNRMLVEGISAISHKMNCKVVAEGVETEEQRLLLQQMGIDYAQGYLFSKPREISELLSALSARQAEIESMAS is encoded by the coding sequence ATGACTCATTCCGTTGAGAGTCGTTTTATTGCGATTATTTCAGGCGCCCTTCTGGTCGTCGTCGCGCCCTTGTTCACGCTGTTTCTGGCGCTTTCCTCCCAGCAGGCCGCCAAGAACCTCAGCGAACACGTCAATGTCGTACTGGTGACCAACTCCCAGGCGCTCGGCAAGCCGCTCTGGGATCTCGACACCGACAGCATCCATCAGGTCGCATCGATGCTCGTCGCCGATCCGGCTATCAACGGCGTGCAGATCAGCGACAATACGGGCAAGCTGAATATTTCCGAAGTCGACGTCAATCCGGCCGATTTCCGCGGCCTTGAAGCCATCTCCGAGCCGATCTTCTACAAATCACAGCAGGGCACCCGCAATGTCGGCAGCATCACCGTCTATGTGCCGAAGCTCGGTTGGTTCTCCGCCTTGCACCAGATGGAAATGGCTTTCATCTCCATCTTCATCATCACCATCCTGACGGTCTTCGGCGCAGCGATACTCGGCAACCGCGTCATGGTCATCAAGCCGCTGATGCGGTTGACCGCAGCCATCGAGGCGACCCGCAGGCTGGGTTCGCGCCACCATGTCGACTGGCGCTCGAACGATGAAATGGGGCGGCTGGCGAAGAGCTTCAACGAAATGCAGACGCTGCTGGAGCGCGAAGAGCGCGAACTGAAGCGTGCCCACCAGCAGACCACGGAAATCTACAACCTGACGCCGGCCATGCTGTTCTCGCTGACCTCAGGCGACCAGATCGCCGCCGTCAGCGACTATTGGCTGCTCGCGACCGGCTATCGCCGTGACGACGTCATCGGCCATCCCTTTTCCGAGCTCGTCGCGCCTGCGGACCGCCAGATCTATGCAAGGCGCAAGCAGCAGGCGAAATTGACCGGCCTCGCGATCGAAGCCACCGTCCGGTTCCTCTGCGCCGACGGCCGCCTGATGGACGTGCTGATCGTCGAAATCGAACTCGGCATGGCCGCCGGCAGCATTCCCGGCTCGCTGAGCGTCATGACGGACGTCACGGAACTGAGGCAATCGGAACTGCGCAACCGTCAGCAGGCCATCTCCGACCATCTGACCGGGCTCCTGAACCGTCAGGGTTTCGAGGCGACGCTCGACCAGAAGATCGCCGAGGCCGACAAGGCGCGCACCGAGGTCGCCTGCCTATTCGTCGACCTCGACCGCTTCAAGGCGATCAACGACAATCTCGGCCATGCCGCCGGCGACGCCGTGCTCTGCCAGTTCGTCGAACGGACGAAGCCGATGCTGCAGGATACCGATACCGCCTCCCGCCTCGGCGGCGACGAATTCGCCATCCTGATCACCGGGGACGGCGCCGAGCGCCGCGCGACCGAACTCAGCCAGAAGATCGTCGACATGTTCGAGGTTCCCTTCCGCATTCAGGGCACCGGCGTGCGGTTGAGCGCCAGTATCGGGCTTGCCTTCTATCCGAGCCATGCCACCAGTGCCGCCGAACTGCTGCAGAAATCGGACATGGCGATGTACGCCCGCAAGCGCGACGGCAAGAACGGCGCGCAGGTCTACGATCCCGCGATTCTGGACCAGACGCGGGAACGGGCCGAGATCGAGAGCGATATCGAAGTCGCCATCGCCGCAAGCTGGTTCGAGGCACATTTCCAGCCGATCGTCGACATCGAGACCGGCATTCCCTCAGGCTTCGAAGCGCTGATGCGGATGCGCCATCCCCGCAAGGGGCTGATGTCGCCGGCCGGCATCATCTGCGTTGCCGAGGAGACCGGCTCGATCGGCCAGATCGGCAACCTCATCCTGGAAGACGCGATGGCCAACCTTGCCCGCGTCTCACGCCTGCCCGGCATGGGCGAGACCTATGTCGCGGTCAATTTCTCGCCGCTGCAATTCGAGCCCGGCCTGCCGGCCCGCCTTGCCGGTCTGCTCGGCCGCTACGGCATCGATCCGTCGCGCTTCGTGGTGGAAATCACCGAAGCCGTGCTGATGCACGACAATCCCGAGATCCGCACCATCCTCAACGAGATCCATCGCTTCGGCTGCCGCATCGCGCTTGACGATTTCGGTACCGGTTATTCGTCGCTGAGCTATATGAGCCGCTTTCCGGTCGATATCGTCAAGATCGACCAGTCCTTCATCCGCTCGCTCACCGAACAGACAGGTGACATAGGCAGCAAGAACAGGATGCTTGTCGAAGGCATCAGTGCTATTTCTCACAAGATGAACTGCAAGGTCGTCGCGGAA